A genomic region of Vicinamibacteria bacterium contains the following coding sequences:
- a CDS encoding peroxiredoxin: MTLRINDEAPNFKAESTEGPIDFHQWIGNGWAILFSHPKDFTPVCTTELGYMAKLKPEFAKRNCKVIGISVDGVSDHQKWSKDIESSQGHALNYPLIGDPELKVVKLYDMLPADAGDTATGRTAADNSTARSVFVIGPDKKIKATLTYPMSTGRNFDEILRLLDSCQLTASHKVATPVNWKKGEDVIIVPAVSDDEAKKKFPQGWKAPLPYIRVVPQPK, translated from the coding sequence ATGACACTTAGAATCAACGACGAAGCACCGAATTTCAAAGCGGAGTCGACTGAAGGGCCGATCGACTTTCATCAATGGATCGGCAATGGCTGGGCTATTTTGTTCTCGCATCCAAAGGACTTCACCCCGGTCTGCACGACCGAGCTCGGCTATATGGCCAAGCTCAAACCCGAGTTCGCGAAGCGTAACTGCAAGGTCATCGGCATCAGCGTGGATGGTGTGAGCGACCACCAGAAATGGTCCAAAGATATCGAGTCGTCTCAGGGCCATGCGCTCAACTATCCGCTGATCGGTGATCCCGAGCTCAAGGTCGTCAAGCTCTACGATATGCTGCCGGCGGACGCGGGTGACACCGCGACGGGAAGGACCGCGGCCGACAACTCCACGGCGCGATCGGTTTTCGTCATCGGACCCGATAAGAAAATCAAAGCGACCCTGACCTATCCCATGAGCACCGGTCGTAACTTCGACGAGATTCTTCGTCTGTTGGACTCTTGCCAGCTCACCGCGAGCCATAAGGTTGCGACACCGGTGAACTGGAAGAAGGGCGAGGACGTGATCATCGTTCCGGCCGTCTCGGACGACGAAGCGAAGAAGAAATTCCCCCAGGGATGGAAGGCGCCGCTCCCTTACATTCGAGTCGTCCCCCAGCCGAAGTAG